The Bacteroides sp. genome has a window encoding:
- the hpt gene encoding hypoxanthine phosphoribosyltransferase, which produces MNTIRILDKTFAPFIGHEKIQEAVLKIGRQMQADFKDASPLFLCVLNGSFIFAADLFKVYEGPAEISFIKLSSYKGTATTEEVKTVIGLTEDIKGRDLVILEDIIDSGITVAHLVKDLSQYNPRSIKIATLLLKPAALRTDILPDYVGMEIPNDFIVGYGLDYDGFGRNLKDIYKIVE; this is translated from the coding sequence ATGAATACGATCCGAATCCTCGATAAAACCTTTGCGCCTTTTATTGGTCACGAAAAGATACAGGAAGCCGTATTGAAGATTGGCCGGCAGATGCAGGCCGATTTTAAGGATGCTTCCCCCTTGTTTCTATGCGTGCTCAATGGCTCGTTTATCTTTGCGGCCGATTTGTTTAAGGTATATGAAGGCCCTGCCGAGATCAGTTTCATCAAGCTCTCATCCTATAAGGGTACCGCCACCACTGAAGAAGTAAAGACCGTCATTGGGCTTACGGAGGACATTAAGGGCCGCGACCTGGTAATCCTGGAGGACATCATCGACAGTGGGATCACCGTAGCGCATTTGGTGAAAGACCTCAGTCAATACAATCCGCGTTCCATTAAGATAGCCACCCTCTTGCTGAAGCCGGCAGCCCTGCGGACGGATATCCTTCCTGATTATGTGGGAATGGAGATCCCAAACGATTTCATTGTGGGTTATGGCCTTGACTACGATGGCTTTGGGCGCAACCTGAAGGATATCTATAAGATTGTTGAATAA
- a CDS encoding adenylate kinase, whose translation MLNIVIFGPPGSGKGTQSAKIVEKYGLVHLSTGDLLREEMAKNSPLGQEVRKFIDKGLLVPDEIIMRELYEKASEHLDAPGMIFDGFPRTLVQAEMLDQMLNNKGIPVDLVLSVEVEEEELFNRMMGRAQDSGRSDDQAHIIRHRIEVYKNQTLPLIDYYKKQGKIAVVNGMSPVAVVFERITRAIDTYLSTKVILPEIN comes from the coding sequence ATGCTGAATATCGTGATTTTTGGACCTCCGGGTTCAGGTAAGGGTACCCAGTCGGCAAAGATTGTGGAAAAGTATGGGTTGGTGCATTTGTCCACCGGTGATTTGCTGCGTGAGGAAATGGCAAAGAACTCCCCGCTGGGCCAGGAGGTCAGGAAGTTCATTGACAAGGGCCTGCTAGTGCCGGATGAGATCATCATGCGCGAGTTGTATGAGAAAGCCTCTGAACACCTGGATGCACCCGGGATGATTTTTGACGGCTTTCCGCGTACACTGGTACAGGCGGAGATGCTTGACCAGATGCTGAATAATAAGGGGATCCCTGTTGACCTGGTGCTTTCGGTAGAGGTAGAGGAGGAAGAGCTCTTCAACCGGATGATGGGCCGTGCGCAGGATTCAGGCAGGAGTGACGATCAGGCTCACATCATCAGGCATCGCATTGAAGTGTACAAGAACCAGACCCTTCCCCTGATTGATTATTACAAGAAACAGGGCAAAATCGCTGTCGTAAATGGAATGTCACCTGTTGCGGTCGTGTTTGAACGGATCACCAGGGCCATTGATACTTATCTGTCAACAAAAGTGATCCTTCCTGAGATCAATTAA
- the obgE gene encoding GTPase ObgE, with protein sequence MNSNFIDYVKIFCTSGKGGAGSAHLRREKFVPKGGPDGGDGGRGGNVIVKGNSQLWTLLHLRYTKHVHAEAGQAGGKQQRSGAAGKDVIIEVPLGSVAKDAETGEVLAEVMEDGQTIVLLPGGRGGLGNTHFKSSTFQTPRFAQPGEPGQELWVIFELKVLADVGLVGFPNAGKSTLLSVVSAAKPEIADYPFTTLVPNLGMVAYRDMQSFVMADIPGIIEGAHEGRGLGHRFLRHIERNSVLLFMIPADNEDIGKEYDILLNELGLYNPELLDKKRLLAISKCDLLDEEGLASLEKKIPKVPWVMISSHTQMGIMKLKDKLWQMMNEEER encoded by the coding sequence ATGAATTCAAATTTTATTGATTACGTCAAGATTTTCTGCACCTCAGGAAAGGGAGGAGCAGGCTCTGCCCATTTGCGCCGCGAAAAGTTTGTGCCCAAGGGTGGTCCCGACGGGGGCGACGGAGGGCGCGGAGGAAACGTAATCGTGAAAGGCAACAGCCAGTTGTGGACCCTCTTGCATTTGCGCTACACCAAACACGTACACGCCGAAGCAGGCCAGGCGGGCGGGAAGCAGCAGCGCAGCGGGGCCGCAGGGAAGGATGTGATCATTGAAGTGCCCTTGGGTTCCGTGGCCAAGGATGCCGAGACAGGCGAGGTGCTGGCAGAGGTGATGGAGGATGGACAGACCATAGTGCTGCTCCCCGGTGGACGCGGTGGACTGGGTAATACCCATTTTAAATCGAGCACCTTTCAGACGCCCCGCTTCGCGCAACCCGGTGAGCCAGGGCAGGAGCTGTGGGTGATCTTTGAACTGAAGGTGCTGGCTGATGTAGGGCTGGTAGGCTTCCCCAATGCCGGGAAATCTACGCTGCTTTCAGTAGTATCGGCAGCAAAGCCTGAGATCGCCGATTATCCCTTCACTACTTTGGTCCCCAACCTGGGGATGGTGGCCTATCGCGACATGCAGTCGTTTGTGATGGCCGATATACCCGGCATCATCGAGGGGGCCCACGAGGGCCGCGGACTGGGTCACCGCTTCCTCAGGCATATCGAACGCAACTCCGTGCTGCTGTTTATGATCCCGGCCGATAACGAGGACATTGGAAAGGAATACGACATCCTGCTCAACGAACTGGGGCTGTATAACCCCGAACTCCTGGATAAGAAACGTCTGCTGGCAATCAGCAAATGCGACCTGCTGGATGAAGAAGGCCTGGCTTCACTGGAGAAGAAAATTCCCAAAGTGCCCTGGGTGATGATCTCCTCACATACCCAGATGGGCATCATGAAACTGAAGGATAAGCTGTGGCAGATGATGAATGAGGAAGAGAGATGA
- a CDS encoding phosphatase PAP2 family protein: MDFLLELDKEIFLFLNDLHNGFFDQVMFYISEKWAWIPLYVLLLFLVFRRYRWNGFVVLLMVVVLVTLSDQLSVLMKNTFMRLRPCHEPDLEGLVHIVRGRCGGKFSFVSSHATNTFALATFMSYLLGDKLRWMVPLMFTYSGLNAYSRIYLGVHYPGDVIFGALLGVLIGMFVWLLWKWVNRLFPIRKKGSLA; this comes from the coding sequence ATGGATTTTTTGCTGGAACTGGATAAGGAAATTTTCCTGTTTTTGAACGACCTTCACAATGGCTTCTTCGACCAGGTGATGTTTTATATTAGTGAAAAGTGGGCCTGGATTCCATTGTATGTCTTATTGCTTTTCCTGGTCTTCAGGCGGTATCGCTGGAATGGTTTTGTGGTTTTGCTGATGGTGGTGGTATTGGTTACCCTGAGTGATCAACTGTCGGTATTGATGAAAAACACTTTTATGCGTCTGCGGCCTTGTCATGAGCCGGACCTTGAGGGGCTGGTGCACATCGTCAGGGGCAGATGTGGCGGAAAGTTTAGTTTTGTTTCTTCACACGCGACCAACACCTTTGCCCTGGCCACCTTTATGAGCTATTTACTGGGGGATAAACTCCGCTGGATGGTTCCCCTGATGTTCACCTATTCAGGGTTGAATGCCTACAGCCGCATATACCTGGGGGTGCATTACCCTGGCGATGTGATCTTTGGTGCCCTGCTGGGTGTGCTGATCGGGATGTTTGTTTGGCTGCTCTGGAAATGGGTCAATCGTTTATTTCCAATACGAAAAAAAGGCAGCCTGGCCTGA
- a CDS encoding pyridoxamine 5'-phosphate oxidase family protein codes for MRTRMTYDKKEIQDIIDKCDTCFIGMVDPEGKPYVLPMNFGYEDGVIYLHSAKTGRKIDIMKDNPEVCIAFSTDHNIFFRNETVACSYGMDYRSVLAYGKVVFVDDYEEKARILNVIMRKYTGKDFSYNAPAVNNVEIYKVEPEKIEGKVSGS; via the coding sequence ATGAGAACCAGAATGACATACGATAAGAAGGAAATCCAAGACATCATCGATAAGTGTGATACCTGTTTTATTGGAATGGTCGATCCGGAAGGCAAGCCCTATGTCCTGCCCATGAATTTCGGTTATGAGGATGGGGTCATATACCTCCACTCAGCCAAAACAGGCCGGAAGATCGACATAATGAAAGATAACCCTGAGGTCTGCATTGCCTTCAGCACTGACCATAATATTTTCTTTCGCAACGAGACTGTGGCCTGCAGCTACGGGATGGATTACCGCAGTGTGCTGGCCTATGGCAAGGTGGTTTTCGTGGATGATTATGAGGAGAAGGCCCGCATCCTGAATGTCATTATGCGCAAGTACACTGGCAAGGACTTCTCTTATAATGCACCCGCCGTTAACAACGTGGAGATCTATAAGGTGGAACCCGAAAAGATTGAAGGCAAGGTATCCGGATCTTAG